DNA sequence from the Gordonia polyisoprenivorans genome:
GTCCGGCGAACGCCCCGAAGAGCACCACCGCGGTCGCGCCGACAGAGGCGCCCGAGGAGATGCCCAGGACGTAGGGATCGGCGAGCGAATTCCGCACCATGGCCTGCACGACGACCCCGACCACGCTGAGCCCGGCGCCCACGAGCGCCGCGGTGAGCACGCGTGGCAACCGCGATTCGACGATGATCCGGTACGCGGGTAGATCGTCGGCGCCGATGCGTCCGTGCGTCATCGCCGCCCACACGTAGCCCAATGCGTCGCGCCACGGGATATGCGCTGTGCCGAAGATCAATCCGAGGACGGAGACGACAAGAAGCATGCACAGACCGGCCACCGCCAGCGTCGCGGTGCGACGCCAGGAGCGAGACCCCGCGTCGGCAGCAGGGAGGTCCGGGAGTGGCGTCCGCACGTCTTCTTCGGTGGCTTGTACCGGCGCCGCCCCCGACAGGTCAGCGTCGAATCGCGCTGTCGTCCGCGACTCCATCGAGGAGGTCGTCATCGGCGCGGGCCGGTGGCATCGGCGGTGAAACCGAGATCACGCATCAGCACCGCCGCGATGTTCGGGGTGCGGGAGCATTCGGTGACCACGTCGGGACCGGACTGATAGTGGGTGCGCAGTGCCTCGGCGAGATCGAGAGCGCGCACGGGAGCGTTGTGGGCGTATACCGCGCACGCAACCTCCCAGTGTTCGGGGCGCAGCACCGTGCGCCAGAGTCGCTGGGTGATGAGAATGCCGTCGTCATCCGAGGATTCGACGGTCAACACCGAGGAACCGACGAGTGGGGACACCCGGTCTCCGGCACGATAGTGCGCCACCAGCTGCGGCCAGCTCGGCAGCGCCTTGGCCGTTGTGGGGCAAGCGGTCCCGCCGTCTTCGGGCACGCCGGTCAATGAAGATACCCCAGGTCCTTGAGTACGTGCGCCGCCGAGGTCACCCGGACATCGGCGACCAATGCCCGGTACTGCTCCACGAAGCGGCCGGCGTCATCGCTGAGCCGATGGGACTCGACGAGGTCGACCGCCTTCTCGAGGTGTTCGCGTGCGAGAGTGTCACGCCACAGGGCATTCTTGATGTGCACACCACGCTCGTCGGCGCCGGTGATCTCGAAGTACTTGCCGCCCGCGACCGTCGGTATCCGCTTTCCCGCACCGTAACGGCCGACCACCACATCCCAGTCCAGTGCCATCCTCATACTCCTTTCACGTGCTCACCGGGACCGACGTCGCCGGTCAGGGTTCGTAGATGTTCCAGCGCCGCAGCATGATCGGACCGTAGGCTGGTCACCGTCGTGCCCAGACTCGCCGCCAGATCCTCTTCGCCGGAGTCGAGCACGATCAGCCCGATAAAGGCGTGCCGGGCCGCCTGCGGCATGGCGCGCACGCCGTCCTCGATTTGTGCCCATGTACTCGGCGAACCCGGATCGAAGCGAGCCGGATCAGTGGCCGCCGCCACCAGCAGCGGCTCGGCAACGCGCGCGATCCGCCCGGAGAACGGTAGGCCCGAGTACCGAAAGACTTTGGGCCTGGCCAACATCGACGCCACCACCTGGGCTGCGATCCGGCCGCCGGCGTCGAGGTCGCCCAGACGATGCCCGCAGGTGTAGCGCACCGCCCGATACGTCATCTCCAGGCGCGTCACCCAGCTCTCGAATTCCGCCGCCAACGCGACCTCGTCACGCACGTCCGATCACCTCGTTCATCACCACCGCCGTCACCGAATCCGCGGTGCGGCACCACCGATGTGCAGCGCCGCACCGCGGATGTCGGAGTCAGGGGGTCGGCACCACGGTGGCCGCGAGCGGTCCGATGTGTTCGGCCTGCACGGAGGTGATGTCGGGCGAGACCGGGGCCTCACCGCGGATCGCGTCGAACGCGACGAGTTCGACGTTGTCACCGCTGGGCTGTTCGGACAACAGGGTGCCCAGGTCGAGCAGCCAGGAATGCATGAGCGCGCGCTCGGTCGCATCATCGACTGCGTCGTAGGCGGTTCGGGCCTCGTAGAATGCGGTGAAGTCGGTCTTGGCAACTCCCGGGATGATGATGTTGGTGTAGGCGGTCAACTCATCGAAGAACTCGCCCACCGAGGTGTTGAGGGTTCCGTCCTCCCCGGGGAGCACATACTTGCCGAGCACCGATTCCAACCGCGCCTGCAAGGTCGGATTCCACAGTTCCCGAGGTGCGACGGTGTGCGCCTCGACGTAGTCGGTGACAAACCCGTCCGCGAGCCCGGAGAACGTCGGGATGTAGTCGATCCACTTGCTCACCACCGCACGCCATTTGCTGCGCGGCTCGCCGGGGAGCACCTCGACACCGGGGTGGGTCAGCTTGGCCACGTCGAACACGGTGAACGTGCGGTCGCCGGAGATGTTGCGCTCGTGTGGCGCCCCGGTGAAACCGGCCGGCCGCAGCATCTTGAACAGCAGGCGGCCCTGTTGCTGGACGACGAAGCGGCAGAACGAGTCGTTGATGAACTTGCGGGTCACCCCTTTACGGAGGGCGTCACGGATCGCCGGGGTACCAGTCTTGGTGTAGGACCCGAGCCGCTTCCACGAATGTTCCTGCGGCAGTGCGAGAAAGCCGCCGGTGAAGGGATTGCGGTAGAGGTCACCCCACACACCGGCGATCGCCTGGTTCTTGGTGTCATCGAGCATGCAGTCGATTTCGTTGAGCACCGGATACAGCTCGGCCGGACCACCGGCGTGCGGCTCGTCGCCCGAGAACGGCATGCTGGCGATACCGACCACCGGCAACCGGCGTCCGAGCCGCTCGGTCGACAGGTGCCGCGCGAGGTCGACGACCATGCCCGACCCCGTGCCACCAGCCATCGAGAAGAAGATGAGCACGATCGATGGCAGTTTGGTCGAGTTGACCGACGCCACGAAGTCGTCGAGCTCCTTGGCCAGGATCTTCTCTCCCGCATAGTAATTGTGACCGTAGATCGCCTTGGCGATGGCTCGCGGAATCGATTCGCCCGCCGCCGGCAACTCGACATCGGGCAACCACGGCTCATCCTGCGTCAACGGGCTGAACCGCGGATACTCGGCGGCAAGATGGTGCGGCCACTCGGCGACCGTCGCCATCAGTTCGTCCTTGGACGGCACCTCGAGCGAGACGGTCCGCATCTGCACGCGGTCGAACGGGATGTCACGGGCGCTCATGCGCTGTTCGAGGCCTGCGGCGTATTCTTTGAGTTCCCACTGATCCTGCTCACCGATGTCGATGGACAGTCCGGTGAACCGAGCTCGGGGATCGGCCATCAGGTCTTCGATCTCACCGGTGCGCAGCAGCGCTTCCACCATGTAGGCACCGGTCCGGCCGATCCCGATGGCGTGGATGCAATGTGGCGCCTGTGTGCCCGTTGCACTGTGATACAGCGACATGGTCATGAGTTGTCTCCTTGGGATAACACGGGTTGTGGGGTCGCTCGGCTGACGTGGGTCATTCGACGAAGCCGAGATCCTTGAGTACGGTCGCCGCGGTGGTCGGCCGTTCGTCGGCGATGTAGGTGCGGTAGTAGTCCACGACGTCGGCGTAGACGCGCGTGATCTTGCCTTCGGCGATCAGATCCATCGCCTTCTCGATGTTCGCCCGGGTGAGCTTGTCACTCCACAGTCGATGCGTGACATAGATGTACTCGTCATCGGCGCCGGTCACCTGCAGTGTGCGCGCGCCCGGCATCGACGGCAGATTCGCGCCGTCGCGATAGCGGGTGACGATCTCGGCCCACGGCACGGGTTGCGGCGCGTCAGGCATCGGCGGTCACTGTGATCGTCGAATCGATCAACTCACCGCGGATCGCCTTGTGCGGCACCACCACCCAGCACGCACATCCCCAGATGCACTCGCCGCCCATACCGTCGAAACGAATACTGGGCTCACACAACATGACGCCGAGGTCGAGCAGCCACGAGTGCATCATCAGCTTGTCGTCCCAATCCTCGACGCCGTCGTAGATCTCGCGGGACGGAACGAACAGGCTCAGTGCCAGCTTCGACTGCGCGGCCACCACCACGCTGACGATGCCTGCCGTCGAGTCCGCATCGGCGACCACTGAGGCACCCGCGGACAGGT
Encoded proteins:
- a CDS encoding tubulin-like doman-containing protein, with amino-acid sequence MTMSLYHSATGTQAPHCIHAIGIGRTGAYMVEALLRTGEIEDLMADPRARFTGLSIDIGEQDQWELKEYAAGLEQRMSARDIPFDRVQMRTVSLEVPSKDELMATVAEWPHHLAAEYPRFSPLTQDEPWLPDVELPAAGESIPRAIAKAIYGHNYYAGEKILAKELDDFVASVNSTKLPSIVLIFFSMAGGTGSGMVVDLARHLSTERLGRRLPVVGIASMPFSGDEPHAGGPAELYPVLNEIDCMLDDTKNQAIAGVWGDLYRNPFTGGFLALPQEHSWKRLGSYTKTGTPAIRDALRKGVTRKFINDSFCRFVVQQQGRLLFKMLRPAGFTGAPHERNISGDRTFTVFDVAKLTHPGVEVLPGEPRSKWRAVVSKWIDYIPTFSGLADGFVTDYVEAHTVAPRELWNPTLQARLESVLGKYVLPGEDGTLNTSVGEFFDELTAYTNIIIPGVAKTDFTAFYEARTAYDAVDDATERALMHSWLLDLGTLLSEQPSGDNVELVAFDAIRGEAPVSPDITSVQAEHIGPLAATVVPTP